In Microcella indica, the genomic window TCGCCGAGCAGCTCGAGGGCCTTCCCGGCATCGAGGTCACCGAGGTGCCCACGCGCGCAGAAGCCGAGACCCTCGTGCGCGACGGGGAGGTCGACGGCGCCGCCGTGCCGCTCGACGACCCCGCCGAAGGCGGCCCCGCGATCGAGGTCATCGGGCTCGAAGGGGCGCCGGGCATCCTCATTCAGGCCCTCTCGATCGCCCCCGAGGTGACCCTCCTCGACGAGCCGGAGGTCGACGGCTTCATCGTCTACTTCGTGGCCCTCGGCTTCGGCATCGTCTTCTTCATCTCCGCCGTCACCTTCGGCGGCACGATCGCGCAGAGCGTCGTGGAGGAGAAGCAGACGCGCGTCGTCGAGATCCTGCTGTCGTCGATCTCCTCGCGCGCCTTGCTCGCCGGCAAGGTGGTCGGCAACTCGATCCTCGCCTTCGGCCAGATCATCGCGATCGCCGTGCTGGCCGGCATCGGGCTCATGGTGATCGGGCAAGACATCCTCATCAGCGACCTCGGGGTCTCGGTGGCCTGGTTCCTCGGCTTCTTCGCCATCGGCTTCGTGCTGCTCGCCGCCATGTACGCGGCGTCGGCGGCACTCGTCTCCCGCATGGAGGACGTCGGCTCGGTGCTGACCCCGGTCACCTACCTCGTGATGATCCCGTACTTCCTCGTCATCTTCTTCAACGACAACGAGCTCGTGCTGGGCATCATGTCGTACGTGCCGTTCTCCGCCCCGGTCGGGATGCCCATGCGCATCTTCCTCGAGACCGCCCAGTGGTGGGAGCCCCTGGTCTCCCTCGCGATCCTCGTCGCCACGACCGTCGTCGTGGTCGCGCTCGGGGCCCGGATCTACGGCAACTCGCTCCTGCGCACCGGGTC contains:
- a CDS encoding ABC transporter permease → MSTTPATSTAATRGPATSPAPRFRESVTLVAGREVTQKLRSKAFVISTIILMLVVLASIVIGGLVSRNQGDTPVAAVGVVAEQLEGLPGIEVTEVPTRAEAETLVRDGEVDGAAVPLDDPAEGGPAIEVIGLEGAPGILIQALSIAPEVTLLDEPEVDGFIVYFVALGFGIVFFISAVTFGGTIAQSVVEEKQTRVVEILLSSISSRALLAGKVVGNSILAFGQIIAIAVLAGIGLMVIGQDILISDLGVSVAWFLGFFAIGFVLLAAMYAASAALVSRMEDVGSVLTPVTYLVMIPYFLVIFFNDNELVLGIMSYVPFSAPVGMPMRIFLETAQWWEPLVSLAILVATTVVVVALGARIYGNSLLRTGSRVKLGEALRG